The sequence ATTAGGTAAGAAACGAAGTGAATAACGAGAGATAAGTGAAACGAATAATAAAGATTAAACGCAACGAATCTGAGAACAAGCCAACATCGATGTGTAGCTGTCCTCAGACGACAGGAGAAAGTCCGATATTCTTAGAACCAACGTTCCATTGAAGATTTATCTAACTGGCGGAATGCGCGATTCAAAATGATCGCCAATTCTTTATAACGAGGGCGTGGTTTCATTGGTTCCAATGCAAAACCTGTTTCGCTGATCTTCTCGTGCAACTCTCGATACCACGAAACCAATGCTGGCGGTAATTGAGTGTTCGAACGGTTACCTAACCACCACATGCCTTGAAGTGGCAAGCTGATAGCAAACAACGCCATAACCACAGCTTGCGGCATCGCATGATAATTGTTGAAGACCATTTGTGTAAGAATACTAATAGCGGCTATCGCTGGCATCACTTTCACACCAAAACGCGTGGCTTTAATGATGCGCTGTTCAGGGAAGATAGCGTTTAACTCTTTTCGAACAGGCCAGAGATCCATGTACTTTTGGCCATCTTTTAAACTGTTCGCTAAACCAACTCTATTACTCATATGAGTCTCCCATTAAAAAAAAGTTGAAATCATCAACTAAAAACACAAAAATTTGACGAAAAATAATATTCTTTCAAATTTTTTTGTTATATTTGCACAATATCGCTATTATTTGCAGACCTCAATCTCATTGTTGCCCTTATTTACAATTTAAGCAACTTTGGGACGACTTCTGCAAGGAATGCAAAAGCCTCTTTTTCTGAAAAAGTGCGCTTTCACTTTAATACGGAAATTAACGTTTTTTTGACCAAGGTT is a genomic window of Vibrio sp. FE10 containing:
- the yfbV gene encoding terminus macrodomain insulation protein YfbV encodes the protein MSNRVGLANSLKDGQKYMDLWPVRKELNAIFPEQRIIKATRFGVKVMPAIAAISILTQMVFNNYHAMPQAVVMALFAISLPLQGMWWLGNRSNTQLPPALVSWYRELHEKISETGFALEPMKPRPRYKELAIILNRAFRQLDKSSMERWF